The genome window CGCAATCCTGTATGGTGCATACATTTTGGCACTCGATCCAGGCCGCCGCCTCGACGAATAGGGGGCAGGCGGTTTCACCGGGCCGGCAACGATAGCCGTTCAGCGTATCCTGGTCGAAGCCGGCGTGTGTGTACCGAAAGAAAGCATGCGCCATGTCTGCCTGCTCACGGCCGATCAGGTTGAGCGCAAAGACCTGGCTGTTCAGGACGTGCTGCAGAATGCGGGATGGCGTGCGCAGCGCAACGGCCAGGCGCGTCGGCTCGAACGAGACCTGCATCACCCAACTGACCGAAGCCGCGTGCAAACCCTCGTGGTCACGCGTCGTGATGATGTGGATGCCA of Candidatus Amarolinea dominans contains these proteins:
- a CDS encoding flavin reductase; the protein is MSDYELTGTRVEVLRHIPYGIHIITTRDHEGLHAASVSWVMQVSFEPTRLAVALRTPSRILQHVLNSQVFALNLIGREQADMAHAFFRYTHAGFDQDTLNGYRCRPGETACPLFVEAAAWIECQNVCTIQDCGDHTLIIADVVEVGMRPGAFVPLDLWESPWSYGG